In Gallus gallus isolate bGalGal1 chromosome 8, bGalGal1.mat.broiler.GRCg7b, whole genome shotgun sequence, one DNA window encodes the following:
- the RPL5 gene encoding 60S ribosomal protein L5, with protein sequence MGFVKVVKNKAYFKRYQVKFRRRREGKTDYYARKRLVIQDKNKYNTPKYRMIVRVTNRDIICQIAYARIEGDMIVCAAYAHELPKYGVKVGLTNYAAAYCTGLLLARRLLNKFGLDKIYEGQVEVTGDEYNVESVDGKPGAFTCYLDAGLARTTTGNKVFGALKGAVDGGLSIPHSTKRFPGYDSESKEFNAEVHRKHIMGQNVADYMRYLMEEDEDAYKKQFSQYIKNNITPDGMEEMYKKAHAAIRDNPVHEKKPKREVKKKRVNSTKMSLAQKKDRVAQKKASFLRAQERAADS encoded by the exons ATG GGGTTTGTGAAAGTTGTCAAGAATAAGGCCTACTTCAAGAGATACCAAGTAAAATTCAGGAGAAGGAGAG agggaaaaacGGATTACTATGCTCGTAAGCGTTTGGTAATTCAGGATAAAAACAAGTACAACACCCCAAAGTATAGGATGATTGTGCGTGTTACTAACAGAGACATCATTTGCCAG ATTGCCTATGCCAGGATTGAAGGCGACATGATTGTCTGTGCTGCTTATGCCCATGAGCTGCCAAAATATGGTGTGAAGGTTGGCCTGACCAATTACGCAGCAGCGTACTGTACAGGTCTGCTGTTGGCACGCAGG ctTCTGAATAAATTTGGTCTTGATAAGATCTATGAAGGCCAAGTTGAAGTGACTGGAGATGAATACAATGTGGAAAGTGTGGATGGAAAGCCTGGTGCTTTCACATGTTACCTTGATGCAGGTCTTGCCAGAACTACTACTGGAAACAAAGTTTTTGGTGCTCTGAAGGGTGCAGTGGACGGTGGTCTGTCCATCCCTCACAG TACCAAGCGTTTCCCTGGTTATGactcagaaagcaaagaattcAATGCAGAGGTTCACCGCAAGCATATTATGGGCCAAAACGTGGCAGATTACATGCGTTACCTGATGGAGGAGGATGAAGATGCTTACAAAAAACAGTTCTCCCAGTACATAAAGAACAATATAACGCCTGATGGG ATGGAAGAAATGTATAAAAAAGCCCATGCTGCTATACGGGATAATCCAGTCCATGAAAAGAAACCCAAGAGAGAAGTCAAGAAAAAGAG AGTGAACAGTACCAAGATGTCCCTCGCCCAGAAGAAAGACCGTGTTGCTCAGAAGAAGGCTAGCTTCCTCAGGGCCCAGGAGCGTGCAGCTGACAGTTAA